One genomic region from Bradyrhizobium icense encodes:
- a CDS encoding biopolymer transporter ExbD yields MAMNMAGSAGGGGGRRGRRRAAVMAEINVTPMVDVMLVLLIIFMVAAPLMTSTIDIDLPVAGGGKQLQANAPPLTLSVKRTGGTCNSNVELYLGDTLIPAGELLPKITAIKETRSEAERVVYLRGDKDVCYTDMMKLLGYIRQAGFKANIVIVPEQGS; encoded by the coding sequence ACGCCGGGGCCGGCGGCGTGCCGCCGTGATGGCGGAGATCAACGTCACGCCGATGGTCGACGTGATGCTGGTGTTGCTGATCATCTTCATGGTGGCGGCGCCGTTGATGACTTCAACGATCGATATCGATCTCCCCGTCGCCGGCGGCGGCAAGCAACTGCAAGCGAACGCGCCGCCGCTGACGCTGTCGGTCAAGCGCACCGGCGGGACCTGCAATTCCAACGTCGAGCTCTATCTCGGGGACACGCTGATTCCGGCTGGTGAACTCCTGCCCAAGATAACGGCGATCAAGGAGACCAGATCGGAGGCCGAGCGCGTGGTATACCTGCGGGGCGACAAGGACGTCTGTTACACGGATATGATGAAATTATTGGGGTATATTCGGCAGGCGGGGTTCAAGGCGAATATTGTGATCGTGCCGGAGCAAGGCTCCTGA